Proteins co-encoded in one Nonomuraea helvata genomic window:
- a CDS encoding deoxyribonuclease IV yields MLRIGAHVDQDDPAAHAAEVGAEVVQFFLGDPQGYDKPVLPAKPVEGVDIYIHAPYLINVATTNNRIRIPSRKLLEQHLKAAAGLGAKGLIVHGGHVNKNDDPQTGFDNWRKVFERMECPIPVLIENTAGGGNAMARKLERIARLWDALDGFDVGFCLDTCHAHAGGEELVDLVERVKAITGRIDLVHCNDSRDDFDSGADRHANLGKGKIDPDLILAVCRAAGAPIVVETPGEGQADDIAFLRKNL; encoded by the coding sequence ATGCTGCGCATCGGAGCCCACGTCGATCAGGATGATCCCGCCGCCCACGCCGCGGAGGTGGGGGCCGAGGTGGTGCAGTTCTTCCTCGGGGATCCCCAGGGGTACGACAAACCGGTGCTGCCCGCCAAGCCGGTCGAGGGCGTCGACATCTACATCCACGCCCCTTATCTGATCAACGTGGCCACGACGAACAACCGCATCAGGATCCCCAGCCGCAAGCTGCTCGAGCAGCACCTCAAGGCGGCCGCGGGCCTCGGCGCCAAGGGCCTGATCGTGCACGGCGGCCACGTCAACAAGAACGACGACCCGCAGACGGGGTTCGACAACTGGCGCAAGGTGTTCGAGCGCATGGAGTGCCCGATCCCCGTGCTGATCGAGAACACCGCGGGCGGCGGCAACGCGATGGCGCGCAAGCTGGAGCGCATCGCCCGCTTGTGGGACGCGCTCGACGGGTTCGACGTGGGCTTCTGCCTCGACACCTGCCACGCGCACGCGGGCGGCGAGGAGCTGGTCGACCTGGTCGAGCGGGTCAAGGCGATCACCGGCCGGATCGACCTGGTCCACTGCAACGACTCGCGCGACGACTTCGACTCCGGCGCCGACCGCCACGCCAACCTGGGCAAGGGGAAGATCGACCCCGACCTCATCCTGGCGGTCTGCCGGGCGGCCGGGGCGCCGATCGTGGTGGAGACGCCCGGCGAGGGCCAGGCCGACGACATCGCGTTCCTGCGGAAGAACCTCTAG
- a CDS encoding mannosyltransferase family protein produces MITRSAARDALLLWLGSRAGLLVATVLGTALTAYAGKWRQWDAGLFITIAQYGYDGEPGRPVDEGLPAFFPGFPVVLRAVHVLVPDWAAAGLLISLVAGAVAMVALARLAETEGASGWMAVLALLLFPMAVFLAAGYSESLFLAFAIPAWLAARRGLWSAAALLAAGASCVRITGLFLAVALVVEFFTHKEPVRRAGWLAVPFVPLVAYSYYHYSRSGDWLAWKHAQEAGWGRDFAWPWQAWKTTWRSAMGSDDFAVAFRMEIAGAVVAFAVLIWLLLLRRWSELVYTGLQAAALMTSAYYLSIPRSLLLWFPLWVLVAKVATRKPWVLVVYALIFGPLMLLNTGRFLSGAWAG; encoded by the coding sequence ATGATCACCCGCTCGGCCGCCCGGGACGCGCTGCTGCTCTGGCTCGGCTCGCGGGCCGGGCTGCTGGTGGCGACGGTGCTCGGGACGGCGCTCACCGCGTACGCCGGCAAGTGGCGCCAGTGGGACGCCGGACTGTTCATCACGATCGCCCAGTACGGCTACGACGGCGAGCCCGGCCGGCCGGTGGACGAGGGGCTGCCCGCGTTCTTCCCGGGGTTCCCGGTGGTGCTGCGGGCCGTGCACGTCCTCGTGCCGGACTGGGCGGCGGCCGGGCTGCTGATCTCGCTGGTCGCCGGGGCGGTGGCCATGGTGGCGCTGGCCCGGCTGGCCGAGACGGAAGGCGCGTCCGGCTGGATGGCGGTGCTGGCGCTGCTGCTCTTCCCGATGGCGGTGTTCCTGGCGGCGGGCTACAGCGAGTCGCTCTTCCTGGCCTTCGCGATCCCGGCGTGGCTGGCCGCCCGGCGGGGGCTCTGGTCCGCCGCCGCGCTGCTCGCGGCGGGGGCCTCGTGCGTGCGGATCACGGGGCTGTTCCTCGCCGTCGCGCTCGTCGTGGAGTTCTTCACGCACAAGGAGCCCGTACGGCGGGCCGGGTGGCTGGCCGTGCCCTTCGTGCCGCTGGTGGCGTACTCGTACTACCACTACAGCCGCTCGGGTGACTGGCTGGCCTGGAAGCACGCGCAGGAAGCCGGATGGGGGCGCGACTTCGCGTGGCCGTGGCAGGCGTGGAAGACGACCTGGCGCTCGGCCATGGGCTCCGACGACTTCGCCGTGGCCTTCCGGATGGAGATCGCGGGCGCGGTGGTGGCGTTCGCGGTGCTCATCTGGCTGCTCCTGCTGCGCAGGTGGAGCGAGCTCGTCTACACGGGGTTGCAGGCGGCGGCGCTGATGACGTCGGCGTACTACCTGTCGATCCCGCGCTCGCTGCTGCTGTGGTTTCCGCTGTGGGTGCTGGTCGCGAAGGTCGCGACCAGGAAGCCGTGGGTGCTGGTCGTGTACGCGCTGATCTTCGGGCCGCTCATGCTGCTCAACACGGGACGGTTCCTGAGTGGCGCGTGGGCAGGCTGA
- the rpsF gene encoding 30S ribosomal protein S6: MRRYEVMVILDPSLDERTVAPSLDQFLSVVRNDGGTVEKVDVWGRRRLAYDIDKKSEGIYAVIDLSAEPATVKELDRQMNLNEGILRTKVLRPDVH; encoded by the coding sequence ATGCGTCGTTACGAAGTAATGGTCATTCTGGACCCTTCGCTCGATGAGCGCACTGTCGCGCCGTCCCTCGACCAGTTCCTCTCCGTGGTCCGCAACGACGGCGGCACCGTGGAGAAGGTCGACGTCTGGGGCCGTCGCCGTCTCGCCTACGACATCGACAAGAAGTCGGAAGGCATCTACGCCGTCATCGACCTGTCCGCGGAGCCCGCGACGGTCAAGGAGCTCGACCGGCAGATGAACCTCAACGAGGGCATCCTGCGCACCAAGGTTCTGCGTCCGGACGTGCATTAA